A single Paenibacillus sp. FSL R5-0517 DNA region contains:
- a CDS encoding DUF1963 domain-containing protein — MTERIPCIREACANTILPTTAARTGGFCMPCKQEMEREERQRYIEANRRDVNVYAGITDPVEVLKIMHEPQVRDPLIRYVPYEKSKEEVYLSLSAEQQDQMKDYAMQRIRTGDEDNGKDILIYLVCYHDISLTNEIPELLEQEIYYPAILVKSASPEVRDRLLQQVNTDDENRNHILLMLAHIGDDVVVQQFRQWRQSPPSWACELYVAPEHYTTEAGWELTNDGQRRELFTTPSYSLYKATENEATKMAISEDSLLMLTPSAQGCPWCGSALTSLINLDVKHPALRDVSWHAERLQIQTCVICSSYGVVYMELDAAGEPLWSSHNVMPMGMDEIDLEDYGELAPDVGRQFRIANASRHAFHASEWGMEPSLSQIGGHPGWVQDAEYPPCPCCSARMKAVAQLDWGEVEEYGEGMYYMFICEPCQMTAVSYQQS, encoded by the coding sequence ATGACAGAACGAATTCCGTGTATACGGGAGGCATGTGCAAACACCATTTTGCCAACAACGGCTGCCAGAACAGGTGGGTTTTGCATGCCTTGCAAGCAGGAGATGGAGCGCGAGGAGCGCCAGAGATACATTGAAGCGAATCGACGTGACGTGAACGTGTATGCAGGTATCACAGACCCGGTCGAAGTATTGAAAATCATGCATGAACCTCAGGTTCGCGACCCATTAATTCGTTATGTGCCCTATGAAAAATCCAAGGAAGAGGTATATCTGTCCTTGTCTGCAGAGCAACAGGATCAGATGAAGGATTACGCGATGCAACGGATTCGTACAGGTGATGAAGATAACGGCAAAGACATTCTGATATACCTCGTTTGTTACCATGATATATCGTTGACCAACGAAATTCCTGAGCTGCTGGAACAGGAGATCTATTATCCTGCGATTTTGGTTAAAAGTGCCTCGCCTGAAGTTCGAGATCGGCTCCTGCAGCAGGTGAATACCGATGATGAGAATCGGAACCACATATTGCTCATGCTGGCCCATATCGGGGATGATGTTGTCGTGCAGCAGTTCCGGCAATGGAGACAATCTCCGCCATCCTGGGCGTGCGAATTGTACGTGGCACCTGAGCATTACACCACTGAAGCAGGATGGGAGCTTACGAATGACGGGCAGCGCAGAGAATTATTCACCACCCCAAGTTATTCACTCTATAAAGCAACAGAAAATGAAGCAACTAAAATGGCAATATCCGAAGATTCGCTATTGATGCTGACCCCGAGCGCTCAAGGTTGTCCATGGTGTGGTAGTGCATTAACGTCCTTAATTAATCTGGATGTTAAGCATCCGGCACTGCGGGATGTGTCTTGGCATGCTGAGCGACTTCAGATCCAGACTTGCGTGATATGCAGTAGTTATGGCGTGGTTTACATGGAACTGGACGCAGCCGGGGAACCGTTATGGAGTTCACATAATGTCATGCCTATGGGAATGGATGAGATTGACCTGGAAGACTATGGTGAACTTGCACCGGATGTCGGCCGGCAGTTTAGGATTGCGAATGCATCGCGTCATGCATTCCATGCCAGCGAGTGGGGAATGGAGCCATCGCTATCTCAGATCGGGGGCCATCCGGGTTGGGTTCAGGATGCCGAGTATCCACCATGTCCATGCTGT
- a CDS encoding alanyl-tRNA editing protein — MTQKIYYDSAYTREWHTTITGKVDKEDGVYVTLAETAFYPHGGGQPCDVGQIGGIAVLDVNIEDGEVWHKLERAPEQSEVQCELDWARRFDHMQQHTGQHLLSAMTLKVAEAMTLSFHLGTEYDTIDVAAELGADQLTIIEQEVNRQIYRNARINTSWVTAEEAAQLPLVKQPTVTEDIRIVEIEGVEYNACGGTHVSATGEIGIIKLLKTEKVKGGTRIYFKCGTRALNEFTSTQHVLNSIMVKLKTSKDELLERIEKMELEQKQLQTELNAVKTTNDAYYAEQLLAAREGLVIAQVFEDKSLKDMQSLATKLTTDHEGLVLFASISEAKVVLAQNGQPPEWACGPFFKGNLGAYQGKGGGSEKMAQAGFASSEDALAFYEFTKDQLGHH; from the coding sequence ATGACTCAAAAAATCTATTATGACTCTGCTTATACAAGAGAGTGGCATACAACAATTACTGGCAAAGTAGACAAGGAAGATGGTGTATATGTCACGCTGGCGGAGACTGCTTTTTACCCGCATGGGGGTGGACAACCTTGTGATGTGGGACAAATTGGCGGCATCGCTGTACTGGATGTAAACATCGAAGACGGAGAGGTATGGCATAAGCTGGAACGTGCTCCTGAACAGAGCGAGGTACAGTGCGAGCTGGATTGGGCGCGAAGATTCGATCATATGCAGCAGCATACGGGACAGCATTTGTTATCGGCAATGACGTTGAAAGTGGCTGAAGCCATGACGCTCAGTTTTCATCTTGGTACGGAGTATGACACGATTGATGTGGCTGCTGAGTTGGGAGCGGATCAATTGACCATCATTGAACAAGAAGTGAATCGTCAGATCTATCGTAATGCTCGCATCAACACGTCCTGGGTTACGGCAGAAGAGGCTGCACAATTGCCGCTGGTGAAGCAACCTACGGTAACGGAAGACATTCGTATCGTCGAGATCGAAGGTGTGGAGTATAACGCCTGCGGCGGAACCCATGTGTCGGCTACAGGTGAGATTGGCATCATCAAACTGTTAAAGACCGAAAAAGTGAAGGGCGGCACTCGCATTTATTTCAAATGTGGAACAAGGGCGCTGAATGAATTCACATCCACACAACATGTGCTCAATAGCATTATGGTTAAATTAAAGACCAGCAAGGACGAATTATTGGAGCGCATTGAGAAAATGGAACTGGAGCAAAAACAGCTGCAAACTGAGCTGAATGCAGTGAAAACAACCAATGATGCCTACTATGCGGAGCAACTTCTGGCTGCTCGCGAAGGGCTGGTGATTGCTCAGGTCTTTGAAGACAAATCTCTCAAGGATATGCAGAGCCTGGCTACCAAATTGACGACAGACCATGAAGGCCTCGTACTCTTTGCCAGTATCTCCGAGGCGAAAGTTGTTCTGGCACAGAACGGACAGCCGCCTGAATGGGCTTGCGGACCTTTCTTCAAAGGCAATCTTGGTGCCTACCAGGGCAAAGGTGGCGGCAGTGAGAAAATGGCTCAGGCCGGCTTTGCCAGCAGTGAAGACGCGCTTGCCTTTTACGAATTCACCAAGGACCAGTTGGGACATCACTGA